A genome region from Panthera leo isolate Ple1 chromosome A2, P.leo_Ple1_pat1.1, whole genome shotgun sequence includes the following:
- the IL12RB1 gene encoding interleukin-12 receptor subunit beta-1 isoform X3 — protein MDLMGQLLTRLVPLLLLLLPGQGAEACGTSGCCFQDPPYPDADSGSASGPKDLTCYRIFSAGYECSWRYEGPAAGVSHFLRCCLRSGRCCYFATGSATNVQFSDQDGISVLQAVTLWVESRAGNRTEKSPKVTLMLHSSVKYDPPLLGDIKVSGSAGRLLMKWETPARQDGAEVQFRHRTAGSLWKLGHCGRQDDAGFESCLCPLQMDAAQEFQLRRRRLRPGAPGDPWSSWSSPVCVPPERLPQPSWRFSVGALRPDGKRQVTLDGQLPQLELPEGCLRSKSGGEVTYRVHLHMLSCPCKPKATKTLQLRRFINISGAAYDLAVVSQNRFGPGPNQTWHIPAHAHTHPGVLNISAGANGTIMRWPAWAPDMTYCIEWQPRGQDRSLTTCTLTPPQDRDPTGMATYSWSRASGALEQKMCYRITIFASAHPQKPTSWSTVLSTYHFGGHALGAGSPQHVLVKRLSQDSVTVEWAPSVLSACPGVLKEYVVLCQEKDGGQTSKLSVKPTETEVTLGGLRAGTAYTVQVRADTVTLQGAWSQPQPFSFEVQVSQFDLSVLLASLGSFLSILLLGVLGYLGLNRAARYLCPPLPTPCASTVVEFHSSQGKQAWQWTSPADFPEEVYRKEALVVNVSWEKGEGTDLDTPGHLKEKTRLLQGTPELALDAELPSEDRRQVRGQPEAQTPEPGRQDGLEGSPAQAAGLSPLLGDLIQTPVFSGPSHTGLEA, from the exons ATGGACTTAATGGGGCAGTTGTTGACCAGGCTGGTCCCCCTCCTTCTGCTCCTGCTTCCAGGGCAGGGCG CCGAAGCCTGCGGCACGAGCGGGTGCTGTTTTCAGGACCCACCATATCCGGATGCAGACTCAG GCTCGGCTTCAGGCCCCAAGGACCTGACCTGTTACCGAATATTCAGCGCCGGTTATGAATGCTCCTGGCGGTACGAGGGCCCCGCGGCTGGGGTCAGCCACTTCCTGAGGTGCTG cctcaggtCCGGGCGCTGTTGCTACTTTGCCACGGGCTCGGCCACCAACGTGCAGTTCTCCGACCAGGACGGCATCTCTGTGCTGCAGGCCGTCACCCTCTGGGTCGAATCTCGAGCCGGGAACCGGACAGAGAAGTCACCCAAGGTCACCCTGATGCTTCATAGCTCAG TTAAATACGACCCACCGCTGCTGGGAGACATCAAGGTGTCTGGCTCCGCGGGGCGGCTGCTCATGAAGTGGGAGACCCCAGCCCGCCAGGATGGCGCCGAGGTCCAGTTCCGCCACCGGACAGCCGGCAGCCTTTGGAAGCTG GGCCACTGTGGACGTCAAGATGATGCTGGCTTCG AGTCATGCCTCTGCCCCCTGCAGATGGACGCAGCCCAGGAATTCCAGCTGCGGAGGCGGCGGCTCAGGCCGGGAGCCCCAGGAGACCCCTGGAGCAGCTGGAGCAGCCCCGTGTGTGTCCCCCCTG AACGTCTCCCACAGCCCAGCTGGAGGTTTTCGGTGGGGGCACTCCGCCCAGACGGGAAGAGGCAGGTGACTCTGGATGGGCAG CTGCCCCAGCTTGAGCTTCCAGAAGGCTGCCTCAGGTCCAAGTCTGGCGGGGAGGTGACCTACCGTGTCCACCTGCACATGCTGTCCTGCCCGTGTAAGCCCAAGGCCACAAAGACCTTGCAGCTGAGAAGGTTCATCAATATCTCCGGCGCCGCCTATGACCTGGCTGTTGTCTCCCAGAATCGCTTCGGCCCCGGCCCCAACCAGACGTGGCACATTCCTGCCCATGCCCAcacccacccag GGGTTCTGAATATCAGCGCCGGCGCCAACGGGACCATCATGCGTTGGCCAGCCTGGGCCCCGGACATGACCTACTGCATCGAGTGGCAGCCCCGGGGCCAGGACAGGAGCCTGACCACCTGCACCCTGACTCCACCCCAGGATCGGGACCCTACTGGAATGG CAACCTACAGCTGGAGCAGGGCATCCGGGGCGCTGGAGCAGAAAATGTGTTACCGCATCACGATCTTCGCGTCCGCACACCCACAGAAGCCCACCTCGTGGTCCACGGTCTTGTCCACCTACCACTTCGGGGGCCACG CCCTGGGGGCCGGAAGCCCACAACACGTGCTGGTGAAAAGGCTCAGCCAGGACTCCGTGACTGTGGAGTGGGCACCCTCCGTGCTGAGCGCTTGCCCTGGCGTCCTGAAGGAGTACGTCGTGCTCTGCCAGGAGAAGGATGGCGGCCAGACGTCCA aGCTGTCTGTGAAGCCCACGGAGACCGAGGTCACCCTTGGTGGCCTTCGGGCTGGCACAGCCTATACCGTGCAGGTTCGAGCAGACACAGTGACGCTGCAGGGCGCCTGGAGCCAACCCCAGCCATTCAGCTTTG AAGTCCAGGTTTCCCAGTTCGATTTGTCCGTACTCCTCGCGTCTCTGGGGAGCTTCCTGAGCATCCTTCTCCTGGGCGTCCTTGGGTACCTCGGCCTGAACAG ggctGCGCGGTATCTGTGCCCGCCTCTGCCCACACCCTGTGCCAGCACTGTGGTCGAGTTCCATAGCAGCCAGGGGAAGCAG GCTTGGCAGTGGACAAGCCCGGCagacttcccagaggaggtgtaCCGAAAAGAGGCCCTGGTGGTGAACGTGTCCTGGGAAAAAGGTGAGGGAACGGACCTGGACACGCCCGGGCATCTCAAGGAGAAGACACGGCTGCTTCAGGGCACTCCTGAGCTGGCCTTGGACGCGGAGCTGCCCTCGGAGGACAGGAGACAGGTGCGAGGACAGCCTGAGGCTCAGACTCCGGAGCCGGGAAGGCAGGATGGTCTGGAGGGCAGCCCTGCCCAGGCGGCTGGACTCTCACCGCTCTTGGGGGACCTAATACAGACTCCCGTATTCAGTGGCCCTTCGCACACCGGCCTGGAGGCctga
- the IL12RB1 gene encoding interleukin-12 receptor subunit beta-1 isoform X2, whose amino-acid sequence MDLMGQLLTRLVPLLLLLLPGQGAEACGTSGCCFQDPPYPDADSGSASGPKDLTCYRIFSAGYECSWRYEGPAAGVSHFLRCCLRSGRCCYFATGSATNVQFSDQDGISVLQAVTLWVESRAGNRTEKSPKVTLMLHSSVKYDPPLLGDIKVSGSAGRLLMKWETPARQDGAEVQFRHRTAGSLWKLGHCGRQDDAGFESCLCPLQMDAAQEFQLRRRRLRPGAPGDPWSSWSSPVCVPPERLPQPSWRFSVGALRPDGKRQVTLDGQLPQLELPEGCLRSKSGGEVTYRVHLHMLSCPCKPKATKTLQLRRFINISGAAYDLAVVSQNRFGPGPNQTWHIPAHAHTHPGVLNISAGANGTIMRWPAWAPDMTYCIEWQPRGQDRSLTTCTLTPPQDRDPTGMATYSWSRASGALEQKMCYRITIFASAHPQKPTSWSTVLSTYHFGGHALGAGSPQHVLVKRLSQDSVTVEWAPSVLSACPGVLKEYVVLCQEKDGGQTSKLSVKPTETEVTLGGLRAGTAYTVQVRADTVTLQGAWSQPQPFSFGLRGICARLCPHPVPALWSSSIAARGSRLGSGQARQTSQRRCTEKRPWW is encoded by the exons ATGGACTTAATGGGGCAGTTGTTGACCAGGCTGGTCCCCCTCCTTCTGCTCCTGCTTCCAGGGCAGGGCG CCGAAGCCTGCGGCACGAGCGGGTGCTGTTTTCAGGACCCACCATATCCGGATGCAGACTCAG GCTCGGCTTCAGGCCCCAAGGACCTGACCTGTTACCGAATATTCAGCGCCGGTTATGAATGCTCCTGGCGGTACGAGGGCCCCGCGGCTGGGGTCAGCCACTTCCTGAGGTGCTG cctcaggtCCGGGCGCTGTTGCTACTTTGCCACGGGCTCGGCCACCAACGTGCAGTTCTCCGACCAGGACGGCATCTCTGTGCTGCAGGCCGTCACCCTCTGGGTCGAATCTCGAGCCGGGAACCGGACAGAGAAGTCACCCAAGGTCACCCTGATGCTTCATAGCTCAG TTAAATACGACCCACCGCTGCTGGGAGACATCAAGGTGTCTGGCTCCGCGGGGCGGCTGCTCATGAAGTGGGAGACCCCAGCCCGCCAGGATGGCGCCGAGGTCCAGTTCCGCCACCGGACAGCCGGCAGCCTTTGGAAGCTG GGCCACTGTGGACGTCAAGATGATGCTGGCTTCG AGTCATGCCTCTGCCCCCTGCAGATGGACGCAGCCCAGGAATTCCAGCTGCGGAGGCGGCGGCTCAGGCCGGGAGCCCCAGGAGACCCCTGGAGCAGCTGGAGCAGCCCCGTGTGTGTCCCCCCTG AACGTCTCCCACAGCCCAGCTGGAGGTTTTCGGTGGGGGCACTCCGCCCAGACGGGAAGAGGCAGGTGACTCTGGATGGGCAG CTGCCCCAGCTTGAGCTTCCAGAAGGCTGCCTCAGGTCCAAGTCTGGCGGGGAGGTGACCTACCGTGTCCACCTGCACATGCTGTCCTGCCCGTGTAAGCCCAAGGCCACAAAGACCTTGCAGCTGAGAAGGTTCATCAATATCTCCGGCGCCGCCTATGACCTGGCTGTTGTCTCCCAGAATCGCTTCGGCCCCGGCCCCAACCAGACGTGGCACATTCCTGCCCATGCCCAcacccacccag GGGTTCTGAATATCAGCGCCGGCGCCAACGGGACCATCATGCGTTGGCCAGCCTGGGCCCCGGACATGACCTACTGCATCGAGTGGCAGCCCCGGGGCCAGGACAGGAGCCTGACCACCTGCACCCTGACTCCACCCCAGGATCGGGACCCTACTGGAATGG CAACCTACAGCTGGAGCAGGGCATCCGGGGCGCTGGAGCAGAAAATGTGTTACCGCATCACGATCTTCGCGTCCGCACACCCACAGAAGCCCACCTCGTGGTCCACGGTCTTGTCCACCTACCACTTCGGGGGCCACG CCCTGGGGGCCGGAAGCCCACAACACGTGCTGGTGAAAAGGCTCAGCCAGGACTCCGTGACTGTGGAGTGGGCACCCTCCGTGCTGAGCGCTTGCCCTGGCGTCCTGAAGGAGTACGTCGTGCTCTGCCAGGAGAAGGATGGCGGCCAGACGTCCA aGCTGTCTGTGAAGCCCACGGAGACCGAGGTCACCCTTGGTGGCCTTCGGGCTGGCACAGCCTATACCGTGCAGGTTCGAGCAGACACAGTGACGCTGCAGGGCGCCTGGAGCCAACCCCAGCCATTCAGCTTTG ggctGCGCGGTATCTGTGCCCGCCTCTGCCCACACCCTGTGCCAGCACTGTGGTCGAGTTCCATAGCAGCCAGGGGAAGCAG GCTTGGCAGTGGACAAGCCCGGCagacttcccagaggaggtgtaCCGAAAAGAGGCCCTGGTGGTGA
- the IL12RB1 gene encoding interleukin-12 receptor subunit beta-1 isoform X1: MDLMGQLLTRLVPLLLLLLPGQGAEACGTSGCCFQDPPYPDADSGSASGPKDLTCYRIFSAGYECSWRYEGPAAGVSHFLRCCLRSGRCCYFATGSATNVQFSDQDGISVLQAVTLWVESRAGNRTEKSPKVTLMLHSSVKYDPPLLGDIKVSGSAGRLLMKWETPARQDGAEVQFRHRTAGSLWKLGHCGRQDDAGFESCLCPLQMDAAQEFQLRRRRLRPGAPGDPWSSWSSPVCVPPERLPQPSWRFSVGALRPDGKRQVTLDGQLPQLELPEGCLRSKSGGEVTYRVHLHMLSCPCKPKATKTLQLRRFINISGAAYDLAVVSQNRFGPGPNQTWHIPAHAHTHPGVLNISAGANGTIMRWPAWAPDMTYCIEWQPRGQDRSLTTCTLTPPQDRDPTGMATYSWSRASGALEQKMCYRITIFASAHPQKPTSWSTVLSTYHFGGHALGAGSPQHVLVKRLSQDSVTVEWAPSVLSACPGVLKEYVVLCQEKDGGQTSKLSVKPTETEVTLGGLRAGTAYTVQVRADTVTLQGAWSQPQPFSFVQVSQFDLSVLLASLGSFLSILLLGVLGYLGLNRAARYLCPPLPTPCASTVVEFHSSQGKQAWQWTSPADFPEEVYRKEALVVNVSWEKGEGTDLDTPGHLKEKTRLLQGTPELALDAELPSEDRRQVRGQPEAQTPEPGRQDGLEGSPAQAAGLSPLLGDLIQTPVFSGPSHTGLEA, encoded by the exons ATGGACTTAATGGGGCAGTTGTTGACCAGGCTGGTCCCCCTCCTTCTGCTCCTGCTTCCAGGGCAGGGCG CCGAAGCCTGCGGCACGAGCGGGTGCTGTTTTCAGGACCCACCATATCCGGATGCAGACTCAG GCTCGGCTTCAGGCCCCAAGGACCTGACCTGTTACCGAATATTCAGCGCCGGTTATGAATGCTCCTGGCGGTACGAGGGCCCCGCGGCTGGGGTCAGCCACTTCCTGAGGTGCTG cctcaggtCCGGGCGCTGTTGCTACTTTGCCACGGGCTCGGCCACCAACGTGCAGTTCTCCGACCAGGACGGCATCTCTGTGCTGCAGGCCGTCACCCTCTGGGTCGAATCTCGAGCCGGGAACCGGACAGAGAAGTCACCCAAGGTCACCCTGATGCTTCATAGCTCAG TTAAATACGACCCACCGCTGCTGGGAGACATCAAGGTGTCTGGCTCCGCGGGGCGGCTGCTCATGAAGTGGGAGACCCCAGCCCGCCAGGATGGCGCCGAGGTCCAGTTCCGCCACCGGACAGCCGGCAGCCTTTGGAAGCTG GGCCACTGTGGACGTCAAGATGATGCTGGCTTCG AGTCATGCCTCTGCCCCCTGCAGATGGACGCAGCCCAGGAATTCCAGCTGCGGAGGCGGCGGCTCAGGCCGGGAGCCCCAGGAGACCCCTGGAGCAGCTGGAGCAGCCCCGTGTGTGTCCCCCCTG AACGTCTCCCACAGCCCAGCTGGAGGTTTTCGGTGGGGGCACTCCGCCCAGACGGGAAGAGGCAGGTGACTCTGGATGGGCAG CTGCCCCAGCTTGAGCTTCCAGAAGGCTGCCTCAGGTCCAAGTCTGGCGGGGAGGTGACCTACCGTGTCCACCTGCACATGCTGTCCTGCCCGTGTAAGCCCAAGGCCACAAAGACCTTGCAGCTGAGAAGGTTCATCAATATCTCCGGCGCCGCCTATGACCTGGCTGTTGTCTCCCAGAATCGCTTCGGCCCCGGCCCCAACCAGACGTGGCACATTCCTGCCCATGCCCAcacccacccag GGGTTCTGAATATCAGCGCCGGCGCCAACGGGACCATCATGCGTTGGCCAGCCTGGGCCCCGGACATGACCTACTGCATCGAGTGGCAGCCCCGGGGCCAGGACAGGAGCCTGACCACCTGCACCCTGACTCCACCCCAGGATCGGGACCCTACTGGAATGG CAACCTACAGCTGGAGCAGGGCATCCGGGGCGCTGGAGCAGAAAATGTGTTACCGCATCACGATCTTCGCGTCCGCACACCCACAGAAGCCCACCTCGTGGTCCACGGTCTTGTCCACCTACCACTTCGGGGGCCACG CCCTGGGGGCCGGAAGCCCACAACACGTGCTGGTGAAAAGGCTCAGCCAGGACTCCGTGACTGTGGAGTGGGCACCCTCCGTGCTGAGCGCTTGCCCTGGCGTCCTGAAGGAGTACGTCGTGCTCTGCCAGGAGAAGGATGGCGGCCAGACGTCCA aGCTGTCTGTGAAGCCCACGGAGACCGAGGTCACCCTTGGTGGCCTTCGGGCTGGCACAGCCTATACCGTGCAGGTTCGAGCAGACACAGTGACGCTGCAGGGCGCCTGGAGCCAACCCCAGCCATTCAGCTTTG TCCAGGTTTCCCAGTTCGATTTGTCCGTACTCCTCGCGTCTCTGGGGAGCTTCCTGAGCATCCTTCTCCTGGGCGTCCTTGGGTACCTCGGCCTGAACAG ggctGCGCGGTATCTGTGCCCGCCTCTGCCCACACCCTGTGCCAGCACTGTGGTCGAGTTCCATAGCAGCCAGGGGAAGCAG GCTTGGCAGTGGACAAGCCCGGCagacttcccagaggaggtgtaCCGAAAAGAGGCCCTGGTGGTGAACGTGTCCTGGGAAAAAGGTGAGGGAACGGACCTGGACACGCCCGGGCATCTCAAGGAGAAGACACGGCTGCTTCAGGGCACTCCTGAGCTGGCCTTGGACGCGGAGCTGCCCTCGGAGGACAGGAGACAGGTGCGAGGACAGCCTGAGGCTCAGACTCCGGAGCCGGGAAGGCAGGATGGTCTGGAGGGCAGCCCTGCCCAGGCGGCTGGACTCTCACCGCTCTTGGGGGACCTAATACAGACTCCCGTATTCAGTGGCCCTTCGCACACCGGCCTGGAGGCctga